From a single Fulvivirga ulvae genomic region:
- a CDS encoding patatin-like phospholipase family protein: protein MRRVLITSGGGAKGAFTVGALSHMFDNNIANFDLISGTSTGSLIAAFAAAGDIDTLKDVYTNVTDNDIIATTNLVRQLQQGNPYLLDSYPLVKLINEKVTDAVYQKIMAGNTTLCLTAVSLQTGIPTIFATKNITVPPGYQLKLIQNIQQLKNAMLASSSQGGFLPPVSIDGQQMIDGGHRTVIPTAAAIAQNPDEVVVLSNNPRNIFPGNPDYTSVIDTILRVISIFIQGVRENDYKLLDDYIARSQKKVFYIEPDTDLDEQNPTGLRFDRFLMTLWRSQGEQKARQILAAGGNPGGV from the coding sequence ATGAGAAGAGTTTTAATTACAAGTGGTGGTGGAGCCAAAGGTGCCTTTACCGTAGGAGCACTGTCTCACATGTTTGACAACAACATCGCCAATTTCGACCTCATCAGCGGTACCAGCACGGGTTCGCTTATTGCTGCTTTTGCTGCGGCCGGGGATATCGACACTTTAAAGGATGTGTACACTAATGTAACCGATAATGATATCATCGCCACAACCAACCTCGTAAGGCAGCTTCAACAAGGCAACCCATATCTGCTGGACAGCTACCCTTTGGTCAAACTGATCAATGAAAAGGTGACGGATGCTGTTTACCAAAAGATCATGGCCGGCAATACTACTTTATGCCTTACTGCCGTAAGCCTGCAAACAGGCATCCCGACTATTTTTGCCACTAAAAACATAACCGTCCCTCCGGGCTATCAGCTCAAGCTCATTCAAAATATCCAGCAACTGAAAAATGCCATGCTCGCCAGCAGCAGCCAGGGAGGCTTTTTGCCACCGGTAAGCATCGACGGACAGCAAATGATAGATGGCGGGCACAGAACGGTGATCCCAACTGCGGCAGCTATAGCCCAAAACCCGGATGAGGTGGTGGTACTCAGCAACAATCCCCGAAATATATTTCCTGGCAATCCCGACTATACCAGTGTTATCGATACCATTCTCAGGGTGATATCAATCTTCATCCAGGGTGTGCGTGAAAATGACTATAAGCTGCTGGATGATTATATAGCCAGAAGCCAGAAGAAGGTTTTCTACATTGAACCTGATACCGACCTGGATGAGCAAAATCCTACCGGCCTGAGGTTCGACAGGTTTTTAATGACCTTGTGGAGAAGTCAGGGTGAGCAAAAGGCCAGACAGATACTGGCTGCAGGTGGTAATCCGGGTGGGGTTTGA
- a CDS encoding GNAT family N-acetyltransferase gives MARFQEIETDRLFLRRLKTSDWEMVSYLRSDEAVNKFISRPSARSKAEALEFISKITGGSNGQESYYWVLTEKGSDTMIGSICLWNLSEDGATAEVGYDLSPQFQNKGFMSESIRAILKFGFNTLNLDAIEAYTHEKNESSVKLLKRNRFILLKDRKDEHNANNIIFRIEKISRL, from the coding sequence ATGGCTCGATTTCAGGAAATAGAAACCGACAGGTTATTTTTACGGCGATTAAAGACCTCTGATTGGGAAATGGTTTCTTATCTCCGGTCAGACGAGGCGGTCAATAAGTTTATAAGCAGGCCAAGTGCCAGGTCAAAGGCAGAAGCACTTGAGTTTATTTCAAAAATTACTGGTGGAAGTAATGGTCAGGAGTCTTATTACTGGGTGCTCACTGAGAAAGGTTCCGATACCATGATAGGCAGCATCTGCCTATGGAACTTATCTGAGGATGGGGCAACTGCTGAAGTGGGGTATGATCTGAGTCCTCAGTTTCAAAATAAGGGCTTCATGAGTGAGTCTATTCGGGCTATTTTAAAGTTCGGATTTAACACGTTAAATCTGGATGCGATAGAAGCCTATACTCATGAAAAAAATGAAAGTTCAGTCAAACTACTTAAGCGAAACCGGTTTATCCTCCTTAAGGATAGAAAAGATGAGCATAACGCAAACAATATAATTTTTAGAATTGAGAAAATTAGCCGGTTATAG
- a CDS encoding transferase has protein sequence MYLFIPGRHHILTDFQFKYLYKLVNTGLHAVKDVNGETLHYNEPVEAIIFAVTSANHAGTKRNPIPFYLRAMMIQEFSKDLPVPCYVYGIDDVGILENFAAYTLKQVKHQRDQALQLTPENTLIVCSTPVMNMYEAIGFKILPAELQDRKTQKFHAPLPWDVVDLIVANNTWESDDEIIDKLHISSYKLWKNYKLGQKVQIILNDPIIGDDGDITESRDYGSYVRQMDEIAEIKYKDTAAYIQPGKIGDIGCAVGSWLKQASEDPKLRESDFYGIEVARQLFDICNQRKHNGEFGNPNVFFAQKNAVTSLVFEDSSMNTIHTSSLTHEIESYGSRADLLSFIKNRYKELEMGGVWINRDVIGPEDGDTMVYMLLNQTDGRNDNFEKEFDNTTDLCDYLNGLSTFARFKRFAKDFRKHENDQIPYETKTIAGETYIYLKLKDAAEYMLTKDYTDNWQSEMHERFCFWSITDWKQNLEEAGFRIEESSNAYTNPWIAQNRFEGRVTLFTKEDDNLKERPHPPTNALIVARKVG, from the coding sequence ATGTACCTTTTCATACCCGGTCGCCACCACATACTTACCGATTTCCAATTTAAGTACCTGTACAAACTGGTCAACACTGGCCTCCACGCTGTAAAAGATGTAAATGGCGAAACGCTTCATTACAATGAACCGGTGGAAGCCATCATATTTGCAGTTACCTCTGCCAACCACGCCGGCACCAAACGAAATCCCATTCCCTTTTACCTGCGGGCTATGATGATCCAGGAGTTTTCAAAAGACCTGCCTGTACCCTGCTATGTCTATGGCATTGATGATGTGGGGATACTCGAAAATTTTGCTGCCTACACCCTAAAACAGGTAAAGCACCAAAGGGATCAGGCACTCCAGCTCACCCCTGAAAACACGCTGATCGTCTGCTCCACGCCCGTGATGAACATGTACGAAGCAATAGGCTTCAAAATACTACCCGCCGAACTTCAAGACAGGAAGACCCAGAAATTTCATGCGCCTTTGCCCTGGGATGTTGTAGATCTGATCGTTGCCAATAACACATGGGAATCTGACGATGAAATTATTGATAAGCTGCACATATCCAGCTACAAGCTCTGGAAGAACTACAAACTGGGACAAAAAGTACAGATCATACTCAACGACCCGATCATCGGTGACGATGGGGACATCACAGAATCACGCGACTATGGCAGCTATGTGCGCCAGATGGATGAAATAGCAGAAATAAAGTACAAGGATACTGCTGCTTACATCCAGCCCGGTAAAATTGGTGACATCGGTTGCGCTGTGGGTTCATGGCTAAAGCAGGCCAGTGAAGATCCCAAACTGCGGGAGTCTGATTTCTATGGCATTGAGGTAGCCCGGCAGCTTTTTGACATCTGCAACCAAAGAAAGCATAATGGCGAGTTTGGCAACCCCAATGTGTTCTTTGCCCAAAAGAATGCCGTAACCTCTCTGGTATTTGAAGACAGCTCTATGAACACCATTCACACCTCCTCACTCACCCATGAAATAGAATCATACGGTAGCCGGGCCGACCTGCTCAGCTTTATCAAAAACAGGTACAAAGAACTTGAAATGGGCGGCGTATGGATCAACCGTGATGTAATCGGCCCTGAGGATGGTGACACCATGGTTTATATGCTGCTCAACCAAACCGATGGCCGTAACGACAATTTTGAAAAGGAGTTTGACAACACTACCGACCTCTGCGATTACCTGAATGGACTCTCAACGTTTGCCCGCTTTAAGCGGTTTGCCAAAGATTTCAGAAAACATGAGAACGACCAGATCCCGTACGAAACCAAAACCATAGCCGGGGAAACGTACATCTACCTCAAACTAAAAGATGCCGCCGAATACATGCTCACCAAAGACTACACCGACAACTGGCAAAGCGAAATGCACGAGCGCTTCTGCTTCTGGAGCATCACCGACTGGAAACAAAACCTCGAAGAAGCCGGATTCAGAATAGAAGAAAGCTCAAACGCCTATACCAACCCCTGGATAGCCCAAAACAGGTTTGAAGGCAGGGTGACGTTGTTTACCAAGGAAGATGATAATTTGAAGGAACGGCCTCACCCACCGACTAATGCGTTGATTGTGGCGAGGAAGGTTGGGTAG
- a CDS encoding GNAT family N-acetyltransferase translates to MQTPVIESEKIALIGTVETDLDFVTALETHPQNRSYVMIYTKEQHLEVIASANEQHLIIIEKGTNEKVGFVILGGLNNQHNSLELRRIIIDKKGKGLGKETLQLIKKYCFEILQMNRLWLDVVDDNQKAIYIYASAGFKNEGLLREAVIFDDKYKNLKIMAILKSEYSTE, encoded by the coding sequence ATGCAAACACCAGTAATAGAATCTGAAAAAATAGCGCTGATCGGCACTGTTGAAACCGATCTGGATTTTGTCACTGCTCTTGAAACTCACCCTCAAAACAGGAGCTATGTAATGATCTATACTAAGGAGCAGCATCTTGAGGTAATTGCAAGTGCTAATGAGCAGCACCTGATTATCATAGAAAAGGGAACTAATGAAAAAGTCGGATTTGTTATACTGGGAGGACTAAACAACCAACATAATTCCCTCGAACTCAGACGTATAATAATTGACAAAAAGGGTAAAGGACTGGGAAAAGAGACATTGCAACTGATCAAAAAATACTGTTTCGAAATACTTCAGATGAACAGGCTTTGGCTGGATGTTGTGGATGACAATCAGAAGGCCATTTACATCTACGCATCGGCCGGATTTAAAAATGAAGGACTTCTCAGGGAAGCCGTTATTTTTGATGACAAGTATAAGAATCTGAAAATCATGGCAATACTAAAAAGCGAATATTCGACAGAATAA
- a CDS encoding DJ-1/PfpI family protein: MKVGILIFNEVEVLDFAGPFEVFSLAEALDRTKIFDVKLVGQTLQTIKARNGMQVVPDCSFEDHPRFDIIIISGGYGAEEIEINNPVMIEWISKQYSNVKIMASVCTGAFLLAKAGLLQNRKATTHWMDLDRLENDFENIEVIRGVKYVDQGKVITSGGISAGINMSFYLIKKLAGADIANNTARRMEYDIII, from the coding sequence ATGAAAGTAGGTATACTGATATTCAACGAAGTTGAGGTTCTTGATTTTGCGGGCCCTTTTGAAGTTTTTTCACTGGCCGAGGCCCTGGACAGGACAAAGATATTTGATGTAAAACTTGTAGGACAAACATTGCAAACCATAAAAGCCCGTAATGGTATGCAAGTGGTGCCCGATTGCAGTTTTGAGGATCATCCGCGGTTTGATATCATTATCATTTCAGGAGGCTATGGAGCCGAAGAGATCGAAATCAACAACCCGGTAATGATCGAATGGATCTCAAAACAATACAGTAATGTTAAAATTATGGCTTCAGTTTGTACGGGAGCATTTTTGCTGGCCAAGGCCGGCTTGCTTCAAAACAGAAAAGCTACCACTCACTGGATGGATCTCGATCGGCTGGAAAATGATTTTGAAAATATCGAAGTGATCAGAGGCGTTAAATATGTGGACCAGGGTAAGGTGATAACGTCGGGGGGTATATCTGCTGGAATTAATATGTCTTTTTATCTTATCAAAAAGCTGGCAGGTGCTGATATTGCCAACAATACAGCCAGGAGAATGGAGTATGACATTATTATTTAA
- a CDS encoding alpha/beta hydrolase encodes MTEAITLKTNDKLRLQGQLWYPATKPNGVICLVHGFGEHILRYNHVAQAFNAAGYAFAGIDLRGHGKSGGKRGHTPSYDYLLSDLQLFVDTIKEKFTNLPLFLYGHSMGGNIAVNLLLRSNSQPFEAAVITSPWLRLRFDPPKIKVAMGRLVRKIYPGYSEHNELNPDHLSRDTAVGKAYEEDPLVNHKITTETYFSIVEAGEWALQNATPIPIPVLIMHGSDDPITSPEASEKFAGKMNAEFRLWKGMYHETHNEIGKEEVIDTIVQWTKGRSL; translated from the coding sequence ATGACCGAAGCAATAACTTTAAAAACCAATGATAAGCTCCGGTTGCAGGGACAGTTATGGTATCCTGCAACAAAACCAAACGGTGTAATATGCCTTGTTCACGGATTTGGAGAACACATTCTTCGATACAACCATGTTGCTCAGGCTTTTAACGCAGCAGGTTATGCCTTTGCCGGCATCGACCTGCGAGGCCATGGAAAGTCCGGAGGCAAGCGGGGCCATACCCCTTCCTATGATTACTTACTAAGTGATCTTCAGCTATTTGTTGATACCATTAAAGAGAAATTTACCAATCTTCCGCTATTCCTTTATGGACATAGTATGGGTGGTAATATAGCTGTCAACCTGCTGCTTAGGAGTAATAGCCAGCCGTTTGAAGCAGCGGTGATTACTTCCCCCTGGCTCAGGCTCAGGTTTGATCCCCCAAAAATAAAGGTAGCCATGGGCAGGCTGGTACGCAAGATCTACCCCGGATATTCCGAACACAACGAGTTAAATCCTGATCACCTGTCTCGGGATACAGCCGTGGGCAAGGCCTATGAGGAAGACCCGCTTGTAAACCATAAAATAACCACAGAAACCTATTTCTCGATAGTAGAAGCCGGAGAATGGGCGCTCCAAAATGCAACTCCAATACCCATCCCAGTGTTAATTATGCATGGTTCGGATGATCCTATTACCTCGCCGGAAGCTTCTGAAAAGTTTGCCGGAAAAATGAATGCAGAGTTCAGGCTCTGGAAAGGTATGTATCATGAAACTCATAATGAAATAGGGAAAGAAGAGGTAATCGATACTATTGTGCAATGGACTAAAGGCCGCTCACTATGA
- a CDS encoding TerB family tellurite resistance protein: protein MSLLSIFESDKDGRRKSHIKNLITVAMADGHLADEEWALLSRVAHHLGMSSEAIQNIKNNPEEVKFIAPKKYEEKLQQVTDLVAVMMVDGDVDKKELELCKKIALKLDLLPRVISDMIDNAYNEIKAG, encoded by the coding sequence ATGAGCCTTTTGAGTATTTTTGAGTCAGATAAAGATGGTCGAAGGAAAAGCCATATTAAAAACCTGATCACTGTAGCTATGGCAGATGGTCATCTGGCTGATGAAGAATGGGCACTGCTCTCCCGCGTGGCACATCATTTAGGCATGAGCAGCGAAGCAATTCAAAATATTAAAAATAATCCGGAAGAAGTAAAATTTATAGCTCCTAAAAAATACGAAGAAAAGCTTCAGCAAGTGACTGACCTTGTGGCCGTAATGATGGTCGACGGTGATGTGGACAAAAAGGAGCTGGAGTTATGCAAAAAAATAGCACTGAAACTTGACCTTCTACCCCGTGTGATCAGCGATATGATCGATAATGCTTATAACGAAATCAAGGCTGGCTAA
- a CDS encoding LytR/AlgR family response regulator transcription factor: MKIKCLIVDDEPLGINVIKRHLKGFDDFEIVACCNDAMEAFQVLKSNSKIHLMFLDINMPELSGIDFIKSLDTKPLVVITTAYREYAVESFELDVFDYLVKPIALSRFVKTIDKVTEYYRALNPSKGRVQEENDFIFLKVDKKIVKVFFSEILYIESLKDYVRVVTQYENLITHHNLRSITKALPANKFLRIHRSYTVAMDKIRSLEGNNVEVQDKKLPIGRNYQKKIKKKILNEGNY; the protein is encoded by the coding sequence ATGAAGATTAAATGCCTTATAGTGGATGACGAGCCTCTGGGTATCAATGTGATAAAAAGGCACCTGAAAGGCTTTGATGATTTTGAAATTGTAGCCTGCTGTAATGATGCCATGGAGGCTTTCCAGGTATTGAAGAGCAATAGCAAGATCCACCTCATGTTTCTTGATATCAACATGCCTGAGCTGAGTGGCATAGACTTCATCAAGAGCCTTGACACCAAACCGCTGGTAGTGATCACTACGGCTTACCGTGAATATGCGGTGGAGAGTTTCGAACTTGACGTATTTGATTACCTGGTAAAACCCATTGCTCTCTCACGCTTTGTGAAGACAATAGATAAAGTCACTGAGTATTATCGCGCCCTCAATCCTTCGAAAGGCAGGGTACAGGAAGAAAACGACTTCATATTTTTAAAAGTCGACAAGAAGATCGTCAAGGTGTTCTTTTCGGAGATTCTCTATATTGAGAGCCTCAAAGACTACGTGAGGGTTGTCACCCAGTATGAAAACCTGATCACTCACCACAACCTGCGGAGTATTACTAAAGCACTCCCTGCCAATAAATTTTTACGTATCCACCGCTCTTATACTGTAGCTATGGATAAGATCAGATCGCTCGAAGGCAACAATGTGGAGGTGCAGGATAAAAAGCTACCTATTGGCAGAAATTATCAGAAAAAAATCAAGAAGAAAATACTTAATGAGGGGAATTATTGA
- a CDS encoding sensor histidine kinase yields MEAFTISSSEKEGTADIKKAVIRFVKKPLVYHLVFWIGYFLFNTLRWGSYFDDYWYSLRSNLVEFPIHIILVYINLYYLLPRYIPNRLPKYLVLLFFAILVMSLVRIVLNYQFVTTEVWRESVIKEQSLFGFNYIIAVFIGELYVVGLTTAIKLIIDWVRTQRRARELERRNHETELSFLRSQVQPHFFFNTLNNLYSLTLDKSDKAPETVLKLSDLMSYVIYKGKNNKVSLPEEVTHIQNYIDLERLRYGDNLIAEINISGNIQGKFIPPLILMPFVENSFKHGANYKNGAIPISINLSLNGNVLYFKVKNSKGRSKSSHEQSSNSGIGIQNTLRRLELLYDKNFNLDIIEDERTYQISLKITLDED; encoded by the coding sequence ATGGAGGCATTTACCATATCATCGAGCGAAAAGGAGGGCACTGCGGACATAAAGAAGGCTGTGATCAGGTTTGTAAAAAAGCCTTTGGTATACCACCTGGTTTTCTGGATCGGATATTTCCTGTTCAATACTTTACGATGGGGAAGCTACTTCGATGATTATTGGTATTCGCTACGTTCAAACCTGGTCGAGTTTCCCATTCACATCATACTTGTATATATTAACCTTTACTACCTGCTGCCACGGTACATCCCCAACAGGCTTCCTAAATACCTTGTATTACTATTCTTTGCCATATTGGTAATGTCACTGGTGCGTATAGTACTCAATTACCAGTTTGTGACTACGGAGGTGTGGCGCGAGTCGGTGATCAAGGAGCAATCACTGTTTGGCTTTAATTACATTATCGCTGTTTTTATCGGGGAGCTGTATGTGGTAGGGCTCACCACCGCCATAAAGCTTATCATTGACTGGGTGAGGACCCAAAGACGGGCCAGGGAACTTGAACGAAGAAATCATGAAACGGAGCTTTCATTCCTCAGGTCGCAGGTACAGCCGCATTTCTTTTTCAACACTTTAAACAACCTTTATTCACTTACACTGGATAAGTCAGACAAAGCACCGGAAACGGTATTGAAGCTTTCTGACCTGATGAGTTATGTTATTTATAAAGGTAAAAATAATAAGGTCAGCCTTCCCGAAGAGGTCACTCACATCCAGAATTACATCGATCTCGAACGGCTGAGATATGGCGATAACCTGATCGCTGAGATAAATATATCGGGAAACATCCAGGGTAAGTTTATTCCGCCACTTATTCTTATGCCTTTTGTGGAAAACAGCTTTAAGCATGGGGCAAATTATAAAAATGGCGCCATACCCATAAGCATTAACCTTAGCCTTAATGGCAATGTGCTTTATTTTAAAGTAAAAAACAGCAAAGGCAGAAGCAAATCGAGCCATGAGCAAAGTAGCAATTCGGGTATTGGCATTCAAAACACCCTGAGAAGATTGGAATTACTATATGATAAAAACTTCAATCTTGATATCATTGAGGACGAGCGAACTTACCAGATTTCACTAAAAATAACACTTGATGAAGATTAA
- a CDS encoding SusC/RagA family TonB-linked outer membrane protein: protein MKKFLLIGLLVPLLTLNVMAQRQVSGKIVDEAENSPLPGVNIIVKGTSIGTTSDVNGAYSLEVPEENSELIFSFIGYKTVEVNIGNRSVVDVTLAQDVTQLGEVVVTALGIEREQKSLGYAVSEVEGEELNQAKEVNFVNSLSGKVPGLQISQTNGGPGSSTRVVIRGNSSLLGDNQALFVVDGVPVLNSGEGEGADFSGNKDYGSPIQDINPEDIESISVLRGPNAAALYGSRGANGVILITTKRGISRKGIGVTLNSNLTFESPLIDPDFQNEYGQGRYDGAQQQAVHDIDAVGSWGPAINPSIQVPRFDGEGTVPYAAAGDDFDNFFRTGVTATNSVAISGGNDKATFRLGYTNLDNKGINPGSEFKRNSFNLRLGSNITDKLYVDSKVTYTKTDAINRLEFGESRFNPMQGFLLKPRSISADVAEKYAASPIPGLPGAYESNNWGYGINPFYLADRELNMDTRDHYLGLITLKYDFTDWLNLQLRASQDYSVFDVEDISPIGANPQAYDGTMTVQNSKQTRRTYDAIINISKDLSEQFSLGANIGVSQNRIFGDRTFIIANDQVAPGLKSINNFENKVGSTLKSDEKVNSVFGSLQLGFKDVVFIEATGRNDWSSTLPSDNNSFFYPSVTATAILSDMLNLDGGFLSFAKLRAGWAQVGNGTTPYNLYNAYIISQDTYNGEVFLYYGNESSSTPYEGSQYGISLKNPNLKPEQTTSVEFGTELGFLNNRLRLDLTYYNSKSKDQIFNVGISKTTGSETVVVNSGEIQNKGIELALSGQPIKKGDFTWDVRISYSKNESEVLSLAPEYDLEDLRLGGDFNNRIQVFASTGRPYGDLVGSTYTRDDNGNIVYGQDGLPVIGEVGVIGNSNPDFLAGINNSFTYKNFNLGFLIDIRAGGQLYSLTENDMHSLGVLEETLEGREYYSGGNGIMVPAGATVVDADGNEGGTLDPTVAARGVDPNVYWGRLGGISEAWVYDADYVKLRQLSLSYTLPSNLLSNTFINRVKIGYVARNLAILHKKTDNIDPESSFSSGNLQGIDSYGLPPTRSHGFQLTVEF, encoded by the coding sequence ATGAAAAAGTTTTTACTAATTGGCTTACTGGTGCCGCTGCTTACATTAAACGTAATGGCTCAGCGACAGGTCTCCGGTAAGATCGTCGATGAAGCAGAAAACTCTCCGCTACCAGGAGTGAATATCATCGTGAAAGGTACCAGCATTGGTACCACAAGTGACGTAAACGGGGCGTACAGCCTTGAAGTTCCGGAAGAAAATTCCGAGTTGATATTTTCTTTCATTGGTTATAAAACCGTGGAAGTTAATATAGGCAATCGCTCGGTGGTCGATGTTACACTTGCGCAGGACGTTACCCAGCTTGGAGAAGTTGTGGTTACCGCTCTGGGTATCGAACGTGAACAGAAATCACTGGGATATGCAGTCTCAGAAGTAGAAGGAGAGGAGCTTAACCAGGCTAAGGAAGTAAACTTCGTTAACTCTCTTTCGGGTAAAGTGCCCGGTTTGCAGATCTCACAGACCAATGGAGGTCCCGGGTCATCTACCCGTGTGGTTATCCGTGGTAACTCATCACTACTTGGCGATAACCAGGCGCTGTTCGTAGTAGATGGTGTGCCGGTGCTCAACAGTGGCGAAGGCGAAGGAGCCGACTTCTCTGGTAACAAAGATTATGGTTCTCCAATTCAGGACATCAACCCTGAAGATATAGAGTCTATCTCTGTACTTAGAGGGCCGAATGCCGCTGCCCTGTATGGTTCCCGGGGTGCAAATGGTGTAATCCTGATCACTACCAAAAGAGGGATCAGCAGAAAAGGAATAGGCGTAACACTGAACTCAAACCTGACTTTCGAAAGTCCGCTGATCGATCCTGACTTTCAGAATGAGTATGGCCAGGGTCGCTATGATGGTGCCCAGCAACAGGCCGTCCATGATATCGACGCCGTAGGAAGCTGGGGGCCGGCGATCAACCCCTCAATTCAGGTACCCAGGTTTGACGGCGAAGGTACGGTTCCTTACGCCGCAGCCGGAGATGATTTCGATAACTTTTTCCGCACCGGAGTCACGGCTACCAACTCTGTGGCCATAAGTGGAGGAAATGACAAAGCAACTTTCAGACTTGGCTACACCAACCTGGACAATAAAGGCATTAACCCCGGCTCTGAATTCAAAAGAAATTCATTTAACCTGAGACTGGGATCAAACATCACCGACAAGCTCTATGTAGACAGCAAGGTGACTTACACCAAAACCGACGCAATTAACCGCCTTGAGTTTGGTGAGTCCAGGTTCAACCCTATGCAGGGGTTTTTGCTCAAGCCAAGAAGTATCAGTGCCGATGTGGCAGAAAAGTATGCTGCATCGCCAATTCCGGGTCTTCCCGGAGCCTACGAGTCCAACAACTGGGGTTACGGTATCAACCCGTTCTACCTGGCAGACAGGGAGCTGAACATGGATACCCGTGACCATTACCTTGGGCTTATTACGCTGAAATATGATTTTACTGATTGGCTTAACTTACAGCTAAGAGCTTCTCAGGACTACTCGGTCTTTGATGTAGAGGATATCAGCCCTATCGGTGCGAACCCACAGGCTTATGATGGTACCATGACGGTGCAGAACTCAAAACAAACCAGACGTACTTACGATGCGATCATAAACATAAGCAAAGACCTTAGTGAGCAGTTCTCATTGGGGGCAAACATAGGCGTGAGCCAGAACCGTATTTTTGGTGACCGCACATTTATCATCGCCAACGACCAGGTGGCACCCGGCTTAAAGTCGATCAACAACTTTGAGAACAAAGTGGGAAGCACCCTCAAGAGCGATGAAAAAGTAAACTCTGTTTTTGGTTCACTTCAGCTTGGGTTCAAGGATGTGGTATTTATCGAAGCTACCGGCCGTAACGACTGGTCTTCAACGCTTCCTTCTGATAATAACTCATTCTTTTACCCATCTGTTACCGCCACGGCCATACTTAGCGACATGTTGAACCTTGATGGGGGTTTCCTTTCTTTTGCGAAGCTGAGAGCAGGTTGGGCACAGGTAGGTAATGGTACCACGCCGTACAACCTGTACAATGCCTACATCATTTCCCAGGACACTTACAATGGAGAAGTATTCCTTTATTATGGAAATGAAAGCAGCTCTACTCCATATGAAGGCAGCCAGTATGGTATTTCCCTGAAAAACCCGAACCTGAAGCCTGAGCAAACCACTTCCGTGGAATTTGGTACAGAGCTCGGCTTCCTTAACAACAGGTTACGTCTTGACCTGACTTATTACAACTCTAAATCCAAAGATCAGATCTTTAATGTGGGTATTTCCAAAACCACCGGAAGTGAGACTGTAGTGGTTAACAGTGGTGAAATCCAGAATAAAGGTATTGAGCTTGCTTTGAGCGGTCAGCCCATTAAAAAAGGAGACTTCACCTGGGATGTCAGGATCTCGTACTCTAAAAATGAGTCTGAAGTGCTGAGCCTGGCGCCGGAGTATGATCTGGAAGACCTGCGTTTGGGCGGTGATTTCAATAACCGCATCCAGGTGTTTGCCAGCACTGGCAGGCCTTATGGAGACCTGGTAGGTTCTACCTATACCCGCGATGACAATGGCAACATAGTTTATGGGCAGGATGGATTGCCAGTAATCGGTGAAGTAGGTGTAATTGGTAACTCCAACCCCGACTTCCTGGCAGGTATCAACAACAGCTTCACGTATAAAAATTTCAACCTGGGCTTCCTTATCGACATCCGTGCAGGTGGTCAGCTTTATTCACTGACTGAAAATGACATGCACAGCCTTGGTGTACTTGAGGAAACACTTGAGGGTAGAGAGTACTACTCCGGAGGCAACGGTATTATGGTGCCTGCAGGCGCAACTGTAGTAGATGCAGATGGCAACGAAGGAGGAACCCTTGACCCTACCGTAGCGGCAAGAGGTGTAGACCCTAACGTTTACTGGGGCAGACTGGGTGGTATTTCCGAAGCATGGGTTTATGATGCTGACTATGTGAAACTACGACAGCTGTCACTAAGCTATACTTTGCCTTCAAACCTGTTGAGCAACACTTTCATCAACAGAGTGAAAATAGGCTATGTGGCCAGAAACCTGGCAATCCTTCATAAGAAAACAGACAATATCGATCCCGAATCAAGTTTTAGCAGTGGTAACCTGCAAGGGATTGATAGTTATGGCCTTCCTCCAACGAGAAGTCATGGATTTCAGTTAACAGTGGAATTTTAA